A single window of Danio rerio strain Tuebingen ecotype United States chromosome 15, GRCz12tu, whole genome shotgun sequence DNA harbors:
- the si:ch211-137j23.9 gene encoding chemerin-like receptor 1, translating to MENSSFELKNVTGNSTDKSTVEDEGFKICLACIFFFTVSVGLIGNGLVIFLAGCRMKMTVNSIWFLNLAIADFMFILVSITNASFILSKQHSAFTENLFIIATSLNLFVSVWSLVVISLDRCLCTWMAVWAQNNRTLRKARIICIIIWVSSIGYILPFFNFFKISGTILVTYEFIVVFLIPFLIIASSYIAIGVKIKRLNMGKQLRSYRLIITVILTFFICSFPHHVCWIWGVWAENNNWILTDQFGKIFYFTFYLINLNSSLNPFLYVFMCDDYKKNLKQSLVLVLETAFEDHLDIKDMRQTQHD from the exons ATGG AAAACAGCAGTTTTGAGCTTAAAAATGTGACTGGAAACTCAACAGACAAGAGCACAGTGGAGGATGAGGGATTTAAGATTTGTCTTGCCTGCATTTTCTTTTTCACCGTCTCAGTGGGTCTCATTGGAAATGGGCTGGTCATATTTTTGGCCGGCTGCAGAATGAAGATGACTGTCAACTCCATTTGGTTTCTGAATTTGGCGATTGCagatttcatgtttattttagtttcaatCACAAATGCTTCCTTTATCTTGAGCAAGCAGCACAGTGCCTTCACAGAGAACCTTTTCATCATCGCAACATCTCTAAATCTGTTTGTTAGTGTTTGGTCTCTTGTAGTTATCAGTCTGGATCGATGTCTGTGCACATGGATGGCTGTTTGGGCTCAAAATAACAGAACTCTGCGTAAAGCCAGAATCATCTGCATCATCATCTGGGTTTCATCCATCGGCTACATTCTcccttttttcaatttttttaagatTTCAGGCACAATTCTTGTCACATATGAATTTATAGTGGTCTTTCTCATCCCCTTTCTGATCATTGCATCTTCATACATCGCTATTGGAGTAAAAATCAAACGCCTCAACATGGGGAAGCAGCTCAGGTCATACAGACTCATTATAACTGTAATCCTGACTTTCTTCATCTGTTCATTTCCACACCATGTTTGCTGGATTTGGGGAGTATGGGCAGAAAATAATAATTGGATTCTCACTGATCAATTTGggaagatattttattttactttctaccTGATTAATCTCAACAGCAGTCTGAACCCATTTCtctatgtgttcatgtgtgatgaTTATAAGAAGAACCTGAAACAGTCTCTGGTGCTGGTGCTGGAGACGGCGTTTGAAGATCATCTGGACATTAAAGATATGAGACAGACACAACATGATTAA
- the LOC137487693 gene encoding formyl peptide receptor 2-like, whose translation NVTGNSTDKSTVDNKGFEIFFDCIFFPTITVGLIGNGLVIFLAGCRMKMTVNSTWFLNLAIADFIFILVSITNVFLKLSNQHSVFTEYLFIIATCLNLFVSVWSLVVISLDRCLCTWMTVWAQNNRTLRKARIICIIIWVSSIGYILPYFKVFEITGTIRVTYGFIVVFLIPFLIIASSYIAIRVKINHLKMGKQLRSYRLIITVILTFFICSFPQYVCWIWRVRAKNNNWTLTYTFWKLFNFTLYLINLNSCLNPFLYVFMCDDYKKKLKQSLVLVLETAFADDHLDIRV comes from the coding sequence AATGTGACTGGAAACTCAACAGACAAGAGCACTGTGGACAACAAGggatttgagattttttttgacTGTATTTTCTTTCCCACCATTACAGTGGGTCTCATTGGAAATGGGCTGGTCATATTTCTGGCCggctgcagaatgaaaatgacTGTCAACTCCACTTGGTTTCTGAATTTGGCGATTGCAGACTTCATCTTTATTTTAGTTTCAATCACAAATGTTTTCTTAAAGTTGAGCAATCAGCACAGTGTCTTCACAGAGTACCTTTTCATCATCGCAACATGTCTTAATCTGTTTGTTAGCGTTTGGTCTCTTGTAGTTATCAGTCTGGATCGATGCCTGTGCACATGGATGACCGTTTGGGCTCAAAATAACAGAACTCTGCGTAAAGCCAGAATCATCTGCATCATCATCTGGGTTTCATCCATCGGCTACATTTTACCTTACTTTAAAGTTTTTGAGATTACAGGTACAATTCGTGTGACTTATGGATTTATAGTGGTCTTTCTCATCCCCTTCCTGATCATTGCATCTTCATACATCGCTATTAGAGTAAAAATCAATCACCTCAAAATGGGGAAGCAGCTCAGGTCATACAGACTCATTATAACTGTAATCCTGACTTTCTTCATCTGTTCATTTCCACAATATGTTTGCTGGATTTGGAGagtaagagcaaaaaataataattggactCTGACTTATACATTTTGGAAGCTATTTAATTTTACTCTCTACCTGATTAATCTTAACAGTTGTCTGAACCCATTTCtctatgtgttcatgtgtgatgaTTATAAGAAGAAGCTGAAACAGTCTCTGGTCCTGGTGCTGGAGACGGCGTTTGCTGATGATCATCTGGACATTAGAGTATAG
- the LOC137487694 gene encoding C3a anaphylatoxin chemotactic receptor-like: MDQDQHSTLSTALTSQNMGNVSIGPENGTEEDSTGIRFIIFLASIFFATFVMGLIGNGLVIFLTACKMKTTVNSIWFLNLAIADIIFLISTIIGFTISLEELQSDFMIHFFSITASLNQFASVLFLVVISLDRCLCTWMTVWAQNNRTLRKARIICLIVWVSSIGYILPFFEVFEVTDTFLSPYQFILLFLIPFLIIASSYIAIGVKIKRLKKRKQFRSYRLIITVILTFFICSFPQYVWYFIILTENNDKLSDSDSIWMLFIFSMYLIYLNSSLNPFLYVFMCNDYKKKLKQSLVLVLETAFAEDHLDIKEMRQTQNDKQAKQTTLELLEM, from the coding sequence GAAACGTCAGTATTGGACCTGAAAATGGGACTGAAGAAGACTCAACAGGAATAAGGTTTATAATCTTTCTTGCCAGCATTTTCTTTGCCACCTTTGTAATGGGTCTCATTGGAAATGGGCTGGTCATATTTCTGACCGCCTGCAAAATGAAGACGACTGTCAACTCCATTTGGTTTCTGAATTTGGCGATTGCAGACATCATCTTCCTTATATCTACAATCATAGGTTTTACCATAAGTTTGGAAGAGTTGCAAAGTGACTTCATGATCCACTTTTTCTCCATCACAGCATCACTAAACCAGTTTGCTAGCGTTTTGTTTCTTGTAGTCATCAGTCTGGATCGATGCCTGTGCACATGGATGACTGTTTGGGCTCAAAATAACAGAACTCTGCGTAAAGCCAGAATCATCTGCTTGATCGTCTGGGTTTCATCTATCGGCTATATTTTACCTTTCTTTGAAGTTTTTGAGGTTACAGATACATTTCTTTCCCCATATCAATTTATATTGCTCTTTCTCATCCCCTTCCTGATCATTGCATCTTCATACATCGCTATTGGTGTAAAAATCAAACGCCTCAAAAAGAGGAAGCAGTTCAGGTCATACAGACTCATTATAACTGTAATCCTGACTTTCTTCATCTGTTCATTTCCACAATACGTttggtattttattatattaactgAAAATAATGATAAATTGAGTGACAGTGATTCAATTTGGATGCTATTTATTTTTAGTATGTACCTGATTTATCTCAACAGCAGTCTGAACCCATTTCTCTATGTGTTCATGTGTAATGATTATAAGAAGAAGCTGAAACAGTCTCTGGTGCTGGTGCTGGAGACGGCGTTTGCCGAAGATCATCTGGACATTAAAGAAATGAGACAGACACAAAATgataaacaggcaaaacaaaccACACTTGAATTGCTAGAAATGTAG